In Bradyrhizobium sp. 1(2017), one DNA window encodes the following:
- a CDS encoding TolC family protein — protein sequence MKRDFARGLLVLAALGLSGCAGFSPDSGMTTVSELTSQSINKDVAFVRTAEGVDAVDGRTRQLLSRTLTADTAVQIALLNNKGLQAAYNELALAETDLVEQSLPPNPVFALSRITGNGASEIERQVVGDILALATLPFRSDIARDRFHQAQLRAALATLRLAADVRRAYWRAVAGNEMVVLLTDAKATAESTAQLAVKLGETGSLNKLDQAREQVFYAETTADLVNARQTAASARERLARLMGLWDGGLDFRLPNALLPLPRRPLALPSIEADAVAHRIDLQIARLELTALAKSLNLTEATRFVTLFDLAGISRRTQDPEGPPFRERGFDVQFQIPIFDGGEVRVRQAAETYNFAFNRLTERAVNVRSEARDAYRVYRSTYDIASHYQREIIPLRKIITEEMQLRFSSMQVDIFALLTEARQRLASLRGAIDARQRFFLAQSDLQAAVNGGGAASGGDNSTTIAAAAPAGGGH from the coding sequence ATGAAACGCGATTTTGCGCGAGGCCTGCTCGTTCTCGCCGCTCTCGGCCTCTCTGGCTGCGCCGGGTTCTCGCCCGACAGCGGCATGACGACGGTGTCGGAGCTGACGAGCCAGAGCATCAACAAGGATGTTGCCTTCGTGCGAACAGCCGAGGGAGTCGACGCGGTCGACGGGCGCACGCGCCAGTTGCTGTCGCGTACGCTCACCGCAGACACCGCCGTCCAGATCGCGCTGCTCAACAACAAGGGACTACAAGCCGCCTATAACGAGCTGGCGCTGGCCGAGACCGATCTGGTCGAGCAGAGCCTGCCGCCCAATCCGGTGTTCGCGCTATCCCGGATCACTGGCAATGGCGCCAGCGAGATCGAGCGTCAGGTGGTCGGTGATATCCTCGCGCTGGCCACCCTGCCGTTCCGCTCCGATATCGCCCGCGATCGTTTTCACCAGGCTCAATTGCGCGCAGCGCTGGCGACGTTACGGCTCGCCGCCGACGTCCGCCGCGCTTATTGGCGCGCCGTCGCCGGCAACGAGATGGTGGTGCTGCTGACGGACGCAAAGGCGACGGCGGAATCCACTGCACAGCTCGCGGTCAAGCTCGGCGAGACCGGCTCGCTCAACAAGCTCGACCAGGCCCGCGAGCAGGTGTTTTACGCCGAAACCACCGCCGACCTCGTCAATGCACGTCAGACGGCAGCGAGCGCGCGCGAACGGCTCGCGCGCCTGATGGGACTGTGGGACGGCGGCCTCGACTTCCGCCTGCCGAACGCGTTGCTGCCGCTGCCGCGCCGGCCGCTGGCCTTGCCCTCGATCGAGGCCGACGCGGTCGCCCATCGCATCGATTTGCAGATCGCGCGGCTGGAGCTGACGGCGCTGGCGAAATCGCTGAACCTCACCGAGGCGACACGCTTCGTCACGCTGTTCGATCTCGCGGGCATCTCCCGCCGCACCCAGGATCCGGAAGGTCCGCCGTTCCGCGAGCGCGGCTTCGACGTCCAGTTCCAGATCCCGATCTTCGACGGCGGCGAGGTTCGCGTGCGCCAGGCGGCGGAGACCTACAATTTCGCCTTCAATCGCCTGACCGAGCGGGCCGTCAACGTGCGCTCGGAGGCACGCGACGCCTATCGCGTCTACCGCTCCACCTACGACATCGCCAGCCACTACCAGCGCGAGATCATTCCCTTGCGGAAAATCATCACCGAGGAGATGCAGCTGCGCTTCTCCAGCATGCAGGTCGACATCTTTGCACTGCTCACCGAGGCGCGGCAGCGTCTGGCCTCGCTGCGCGGCGCCATCGATGCCAGGCAGAGATTTTTCCTCGCCCAATCCGACTTGCAGGCCGCCGTCAATGGCGGCGGCGCTGCTTCCGGCGGCGACAATTCAACCACCATCGCCGCGGCAGCGCCTGCCGGTGGCGGCCACTGA
- a CDS encoding cupin domain-containing protein — protein MSVDIGGRLRFIRARHKLSQRELAKRAGVTNSTISLIESNQMNPSVGALKRILDGIPMGLAEFFALEPESRRKIFYRAEELTEVGKKPISYRQIGDNLFGRSLQILKERYEPGSDTGRVHLVHDGEEGGIVISGKLEVTVEDERRILNPGDAYYFESRRPHRFRCVGGKPCEVISACTPPTF, from the coding sequence ATGAGCGTCGACATCGGCGGACGGCTGCGATTCATCCGGGCGCGCCACAAGCTGTCGCAGCGCGAACTCGCCAAGCGCGCCGGCGTCACCAATTCGACGATCTCGCTGATCGAATCCAACCAGATGAACCCGTCGGTCGGCGCGCTCAAGCGCATCCTCGACGGCATCCCGATGGGGCTCGCCGAGTTCTTCGCGCTGGAGCCGGAGTCGCGGCGCAAGATCTTCTACCGCGCCGAAGAGCTGACCGAAGTCGGCAAGAAGCCGATCTCCTACCGCCAGATCGGCGACAATCTGTTCGGCCGCAGCCTGCAGATCCTGAAGGAGCGCTACGAACCCGGCAGCGACACCGGGCGCGTCCACCTCGTCCATGACGGCGAGGAAGGCGGTATCGTGATCTCCGGAAAACTCGAGGTGACCGTTGAGGACGAGCGCCGCATCCTCAATCCGGGCGACGCCTATTACTTCGAGAGCCGCCGTCCGCATCGCTTCCGCTGCGTCGGCGGCAAGCCCTGCGAAGTGATCTCGGCCTGCACGCCGCCGACGTTCTGA
- a CDS encoding (2Fe-2S)-binding protein has protein sequence MNPSISLTVNGARRDFVLDDPRVTLLDLLRERLHLTGTKKGCDRGQCGACTILVDGKRINSCLALAISHDGADILTIEGVARGDQLHPVQAAFIAHDGFQCGFCTPGQIMSAIGMMSEAQAGNDPERIRECMSGNLCRCGAYAGIVDAVLDAQDRMDESNQRRSA, from the coding sequence ATGAACCCCTCCATCAGCCTCACCGTGAACGGTGCGCGGCGCGACTTCGTCCTCGACGATCCGCGCGTCACGCTGCTCGATCTGTTGCGTGAGCGCCTCCATCTCACCGGAACCAAGAAGGGATGCGATCGCGGCCAGTGCGGCGCCTGCACCATTCTGGTCGACGGCAAGCGGATCAATTCCTGCCTTGCGCTCGCCATCAGCCATGACGGCGCCGACATCCTCACCATCGAAGGCGTTGCGCGCGGCGACCAGCTTCATCCAGTGCAGGCTGCCTTCATCGCCCATGACGGCTTTCAGTGCGGCTTCTGCACGCCAGGCCAGATCATGAGCGCCATCGGCATGATGAGCGAGGCGCAGGCCGGCAACGATCCCGAGCGCATCCGTGAATGCATGAGCGGCAATCTATGCCGCTGCGGCGCCTATGCCGGCATCGTCGATGCCGTGCTCGACGCACAAGATCGCATGGACGAATCCAACCAGAGGCGCTCCGCATGA
- a CDS encoding copper-binding protein has product MNRIIRITAALALTSSVVTCAVVTGVLAAGAASISGEVKKIDESAGKITLKHGPAKSLGMEEPMTMVYRVKDSAMLKQVKVGDKVTFEAEEAASGYTVTRMEKAK; this is encoded by the coding sequence ATGAACCGCATCATCCGTATCACTGCTGCGCTGGCGCTGACGTCGAGCGTTGTCACCTGCGCCGTTGTCACCGGAGTCCTGGCGGCCGGCGCCGCCTCGATCAGCGGCGAGGTCAAGAAGATCGACGAGAGCGCCGGCAAGATCACGCTCAAGCACGGACCAGCGAAGAGCCTCGGCATGGAGGAGCCCATGACCATGGTCTATCGCGTCAAGGATTCCGCGATGCTCAAGCAGGTGAAGGTCGGCGACAAGGTGACGTTCGAGGCCGAGGAGGCGGCGTCGGGGTACACGGTGACGAGGATGGAGAAGGCGAAGTAG
- a CDS encoding MFS transporter: MFRPVHAPNHPGQTPDSFRPDSRQAWMRLVIALVIGSIGGVGMWAIVVMIPAVQAEFAATRGAVSLAFTLMMFGFGLGGVIAGKITDRFGIVPAMAISIAFLGVANVLAGLSAQLWQFVAAYFLIGLGTSATFAPLMAEASHWFERYRGLAVTIVASGNYFAGTMWPPLVNWGMQEIGWRYTHVGIGLVCVSLMTILVLVLRAQMGDDKAHDHANAPPPRVDLKLSTNTLTVLLSIASISCCVAMAMPQVHIVAYCGDLGYGVARGAEMLSLMMACGIVSRIGSGFLADKIGGIRTLLVGSLAQGFALVFYLFFDSLTSLYLISAMFGLFQGGIVPSYAIIVREAMPASEAATRVGIVIFASVFGMSFGGWVSGMIFDATGSYGAAFANGVAWNALNIGIVVLLLIRSRMGSVKTGPGFAT; the protein is encoded by the coding sequence ATGTTCCGCCCCGTGCACGCACCAAATCATCCGGGACAAACGCCTGATTCATTCCGCCCTGATTCCCGTCAGGCCTGGATGCGGCTTGTCATTGCGCTCGTGATCGGTTCGATCGGCGGCGTCGGCATGTGGGCGATCGTGGTCATGATCCCCGCGGTGCAGGCCGAATTCGCCGCCACGCGCGGCGCGGTGTCGCTGGCCTTCACGCTGATGATGTTCGGTTTCGGGCTTGGCGGCGTCATCGCCGGCAAGATCACCGACCGGTTCGGCATCGTGCCGGCGATGGCGATCAGCATTGCCTTTCTCGGCGTCGCCAATGTGCTCGCGGGCCTGTCTGCGCAACTCTGGCAATTCGTGGCGGCCTACTTCCTGATCGGGCTCGGAACCTCGGCGACCTTCGCGCCGCTGATGGCGGAGGCCTCGCACTGGTTCGAGCGCTATCGCGGCCTTGCCGTGACGATCGTCGCGAGCGGCAATTATTTCGCCGGAACCATGTGGCCGCCGCTCGTGAACTGGGGCATGCAGGAGATCGGCTGGCGCTACACTCATGTCGGTATCGGGCTCGTCTGCGTCAGCCTGATGACCATCCTGGTGCTGGTCCTGCGCGCGCAGATGGGCGACGACAAGGCGCACGATCACGCCAATGCGCCGCCGCCGCGGGTCGACCTCAAGCTGTCGACCAACACGCTGACCGTGCTGCTGTCGATCGCCAGCATCTCCTGCTGCGTCGCAATGGCGATGCCGCAGGTGCATATCGTCGCCTATTGCGGCGATCTCGGCTATGGCGTGGCGCGGGGCGCCGAGATGCTGTCGCTGATGATGGCCTGCGGCATCGTCAGCCGGATCGGCTCGGGCTTCCTTGCCGACAAGATCGGCGGCATCCGCACGCTGCTGGTGGGATCGCTGGCACAGGGCTTTGCGCTCGTCTTCTATCTGTTCTTCGACAGCCTCACGTCACTTTACCTGATCTCCGCGATGTTCGGCCTGTTCCAGGGCGGCATCGTGCCGAGCTATGCAATCATCGTGCGCGAGGCGATGCCGGCGAGCGAAGCCGCAACCCGCGTCGGCATCGTGATCTTCGCCTCCGTGTTCGGCATGTCCTTCGGCGGCTGGGTGTCGGGGATGATCTTCGACGCCACCGGCTCCTACGGCGCGGCGTTCGCGAACGGCGTGGCGTGGAATGCCCTCAATATCGGCATCGTCGTGTTGCTGTTGATCCGCTCGCGGATGGGCTCGGTCAAGACAGGGCCGGGTTTTGCAACCTAG
- a CDS encoding TetR/AcrR family transcriptional regulator, producing the protein MDDQTDRTRKPRADAVRNRERVLEAAKVVFNAGGPEASLEAVAKRAGVGIGTLYRHFPTREDLFEAVYRREVEQLSELAEHLRSAKDPVDALRRWLRSAVEFVATKKGMSAALALTYQSSSELAAFSMDRLTKAIGSLLDRAVEAGQMRGDISPEDLLRALIGMCYMHDQPGWQSSVLRMLDVFVDGLRVQPASKPKARSAKSVRPAVKRKR; encoded by the coding sequence ATGGACGACCAGACCGACCGGACCCGAAAGCCCCGTGCCGATGCCGTGCGCAATCGCGAACGCGTGCTCGAAGCGGCAAAGGTCGTGTTCAACGCGGGCGGCCCCGAGGCGAGCCTCGAGGCCGTCGCGAAACGCGCCGGCGTCGGCATCGGCACGCTCTATCGGCATTTCCCGACACGCGAAGATCTGTTCGAGGCGGTGTATCGCCGCGAGGTCGAGCAGCTCAGCGAGCTTGCCGAGCATCTACGCAGTGCCAAGGACCCGGTCGATGCGCTACGCCGCTGGCTGCGCTCAGCCGTCGAATTCGTTGCCACGAAGAAGGGCATGTCAGCCGCGCTGGCGCTGACCTATCAGAGCTCGTCGGAGCTCGCGGCGTTCTCGATGGACCGGCTGACCAAGGCGATCGGGTCCCTGCTCGACCGCGCTGTCGAAGCCGGCCAGATGCGCGGCGATATCAGCCCGGAAGACCTGCTCAGGGCCTTGATCGGCATGTGCTACATGCACGACCAGCCCGGATGGCAATCCTCGGTGCTGCGGATGCTGGACGTGTTCGTCGACGGCCTGCGGGTGCAGCCGGCCAGCAAGCCCAAGGCGCGCTCGGCCAAATCCGTAAGGCCGGCGGTGAAACGGAAGCGATAG
- a CDS encoding copper oxidase — MFSRRGFLGAAALAGASAISGRVQAAAIPEAAHMDKVVMQPPLHPISGPDYRPVVTLNGWSLPFRMNGDWKEFHLVAEPVVREFAEGMKVNLWGYNGQSPGPTIEAVEGDKVRIFVTNRLPEYTTVHWHGMIIPSGMDGVGGLTQPHIQPGKTFVYEFEMKKSGTFMYHPHSDEMVQMAMGMMGMVVVHPRDQHFRPVDRDFVFVMSTYRVDPGTYLPLVNEMTDFNMWTWNARVFPGIDPLPVRLGDKVRVRIGNLSMTNHPIHLHGHSFAVTCTDGGWIPESAQYPETTTDVPVGAIRVFDVLADNPGDWAFHCHKSHHTMNAMGHEVRNLIGVSRKDLAKAVGKLAPDSMAMGSTGMAMGNMEMPAPDNTLPMMTGTGQFGPIEMGGMFTVMKIREDLPRDDYRDPGPYKYPQGTVAYEVTAPAAEPARQKPGSPPMKNMKM, encoded by the coding sequence ATGTTTTCCCGACGAGGATTTTTGGGCGCCGCCGCCCTTGCCGGCGCCTCGGCCATCAGTGGCCGCGTCCAGGCCGCCGCTATTCCGGAAGCTGCGCACATGGACAAGGTGGTGATGCAGCCGCCGCTGCACCCCATCAGCGGCCCCGACTATCGGCCCGTCGTCACGTTGAACGGCTGGTCGCTGCCGTTCCGCATGAACGGCGATTGGAAGGAATTCCATCTCGTCGCCGAACCCGTGGTGCGCGAGTTCGCCGAGGGCATGAAGGTGAATTTGTGGGGCTACAACGGCCAGTCGCCGGGCCCGACGATCGAGGCCGTCGAGGGCGACAAGGTCCGCATCTTCGTCACCAACAGACTGCCCGAGTATACCACTGTGCACTGGCACGGCATGATCATTCCGAGCGGCATGGACGGCGTCGGCGGACTGACCCAGCCGCATATCCAGCCGGGAAAAACCTTCGTCTACGAGTTCGAGATGAAGAAGAGCGGGACCTTCATGTACCACCCGCATTCCGACGAGATGGTGCAGATGGCGATGGGCATGATGGGCATGGTGGTCGTGCATCCCCGCGATCAGCACTTCCGGCCCGTCGACCGCGACTTCGTCTTCGTGATGAGCACCTATCGCGTCGATCCCGGCACCTATCTGCCGCTGGTCAACGAAATGACCGACTTCAACATGTGGACCTGGAATGCGCGGGTGTTTCCCGGCATCGATCCGCTGCCGGTGCGGCTCGGCGACAAGGTGCGCGTGCGTATCGGCAATCTCAGCATGACCAACCATCCGATCCATCTGCACGGCCACAGCTTCGCGGTGACCTGCACCGACGGCGGCTGGATCCCGGAGAGCGCGCAGTATCCGGAAACGACCACGGACGTGCCGGTCGGCGCTATCAGGGTGTTCGACGTGCTCGCCGACAATCCCGGTGACTGGGCGTTCCACTGCCACAAGTCGCATCACACCATGAACGCGATGGGGCACGAGGTGCGCAACCTGATCGGCGTGTCGCGCAAGGATCTCGCCAAGGCCGTCGGCAAGCTCGCGCCTGACAGCATGGCCATGGGCTCGACGGGCATGGCGATGGGCAACATGGAGATGCCCGCGCCCGACAACACTTTGCCGATGATGACCGGCACCGGCCAGTTCGGGCCGATCGAGATGGGCGGAATGTTCACGGTGATGAAGATCCGCGAGGACCTCCCACGCGACGATTACCGCGATCCCGGACCGTACAAGTATCCGCAGGGCACCGTCGCCTACGAAGTGACCGCCCCGGCTGCGGAGCCGGCGCGGCAAAAGCCGGGCAGCCCGCCGATGAAGAACATGAAGATGTGA
- a CDS encoding FAD binding domain-containing protein has translation MKPFDYVRPATVGEAVAAAAQPGAVYLAAGTNLLDLMKGNISRPDRLVDVTHLEGLDGIERLADGSLRIGALVSNADLAHDTEFARSYPAVAEALLSGASAQLRNAATVGGNLLQRTRCAYFYDTASRCNRREAGSGCDARQGENRGHAVLGWSESCIATHPSDFCVPLVALDAIVEIEGRNGRREIALAELHRLPGDTPERESALEPGDLIVSVRLPPAARGFAGHARYLKVRERTSYAFAIVSAAAALRIENGKIAEARLALGGVAAKPWRARAAEDVLKGVAPTADAFQEAAWRALADAKPSGDNAFKIDLARRIVVRALTLAAAGTPARLPALPASPFASTSGAIHA, from the coding sequence ATGAAGCCGTTCGATTACGTCAGGCCCGCCACGGTCGGCGAGGCCGTTGCCGCCGCGGCCCAGCCGGGCGCCGTCTATCTCGCCGCGGGCACCAATCTGCTCGATCTGATGAAGGGCAATATCAGCCGCCCGGATCGTCTCGTCGACGTCACGCATCTCGAAGGGCTCGACGGGATCGAGCGCCTCGCCGACGGGTCTTTGCGCATCGGCGCACTCGTCAGCAACGCCGATCTCGCACACGATACCGAATTCGCAAGGTCGTATCCGGCGGTGGCCGAAGCGCTGCTCTCCGGTGCTTCCGCACAACTGCGCAACGCCGCGACGGTCGGCGGCAATCTCCTGCAGCGGACGCGCTGCGCGTATTTCTACGACACCGCGAGCCGCTGCAACAGGCGCGAGGCCGGCAGCGGCTGCGACGCCCGCCAGGGCGAGAACCGCGGCCATGCCGTGCTGGGCTGGAGCGAGAGCTGCATCGCCACGCATCCGTCCGACTTCTGCGTGCCGCTGGTCGCGCTCGACGCAATCGTCGAGATCGAGGGCAGAAACGGCCGGCGCGAGATCGCGCTCGCCGAGCTGCACCGCCTGCCCGGCGATACGCCGGAGCGTGAGTCCGCGCTCGAGCCCGGCGACCTCATCGTCTCGGTGCGGCTGCCGCCTGCGGCGCGCGGCTTTGCCGGGCATGCGCGCTACCTCAAGGTTCGCGAACGAACCTCCTACGCCTTCGCCATCGTCTCGGCCGCCGCAGCGTTGCGGATCGAGAACGGCAAGATCGCCGAGGCACGGCTTGCCCTCGGCGGCGTCGCCGCAAAACCCTGGCGCGCTCGCGCCGCCGAAGACGTGCTCAAGGGCGTGGCGCCCACGGCCGACGCCTTCCAGGAAGCCGCCTGGCGCGCGCTCGCCGACGCCAAGCCGTCCGGCGACAACGCCTTCAAGATCGATCTCGCGCGGCGCATCGTCGTGCGCGCGCTGACCCTTGCCGCGGCCGGCACGCCCGCGCGTCTTCCCGCGCTGCCGGCCTCTCCCTTTGCCTCGACGTCTGGAGCCATCCATGCCTGA
- a CDS encoding DUF4864 domain-containing protein yields MRIAALLVALMITLGAAPAFADDIAAAQGVIRAQEQAFVRDDAAAAYSHAAPAIQELFPAPDIFMSMVQNGYAPVYRHKSFEFGDSKAEGSWIAQRVHIVDANGEAWEALYTLERQPDGSYKITGCSLLKAGQAV; encoded by the coding sequence ATGCGCATTGCCGCCTTGCTCGTCGCTCTCATGATCACCCTCGGTGCCGCTCCGGCATTCGCCGACGATATAGCTGCGGCGCAGGGCGTCATCCGCGCCCAGGAGCAAGCATTCGTTCGCGACGATGCGGCTGCGGCCTATTCCCACGCCGCCCCGGCGATTCAGGAGCTCTTCCCCGCACCCGACATCTTCATGTCCATGGTGCAGAACGGCTACGCGCCGGTCTATCGGCACAAGAGTTTCGAGTTTGGCGACAGCAAGGCCGAAGGCAGCTGGATCGCCCAGCGCGTCCATATCGTCGACGCCAATGGCGAGGCCTGGGAAGCGCTGTATACGCTCGAGCGGCAACCAGACGGCAGCTACAAGATCACCGGCTGCTCGCTGCTGAAGGCGGGACAGGCGGTCTAG
- a CDS encoding xanthine dehydrogenase family protein molybdopterin-binding subunit, which yields MPELNLSSAPAHLRHGSNIGQPLTRRDGVLKVKGQATYAADNHPTGMLFAVLAVAGIAHGRVTSLDVAAAKRHPGVVDVMTPDHKPQLAIDPEIKTNPFVFRMEVLQSNEVRYANQPIAVVIAETLEAATEGALLLAPRYEALPALVGLDAGESYVPPVVGVGNPTENHRGDVEAGLASADKQIDATYETPPQYHNAMEPHAIVAHWNGDNLQIDMPTQGLMLSLARVAELFGIAHDKIHIRSPFLGGGFGSKGLMAGPPVLGIMAAKLVGKPVKLVLRREQMYGPVGHRAPTRQRLRIGADSEGRLTALDHHARTVSSTFDDFYEPAADASHTLYAAPAIRTSHDAVRVNTGTPLFMRAPGEATGSIALESAIDEMAWACGMDPLAFRLKNYAEVEPITGKPFSSKALRACYDQGAARFGWAKRSLQPKQMRDDAGLLVGWGMGTATFPALMFQAEARAVLRLDGSGAMEIGAHDMGQGAWTALAQIAADELGLAIDRVEFKAGSSDLPDAGIAGGSAHTATAGAAIHSAGAAVVAKLANLATNDERSPLFGAGNAGVIARNGRLTRRDDESRGESYVEILARAGIVEIEARGTGAPNPAAMEEYAMHAHGAVFAEVKVDPELGQVRVTRMVGAFAAGRIVNPRMVQSQLFGGMIWGLSFALHEEAVTDRRTGRIMNANLGEYHIPVNADVPPLDVITVEEHDPHVNALGIKGVGEIGITGSAGAVANAVWHATGVRVRRFPIRIEELLVQR from the coding sequence ATGCCTGAGCTCAACCTCTCAAGCGCGCCTGCTCATCTGCGCCACGGCTCGAACATCGGCCAGCCACTGACTCGCCGCGACGGCGTCCTCAAGGTCAAGGGGCAGGCGACCTATGCCGCGGACAATCATCCGACCGGCATGCTATTCGCGGTGCTGGCCGTCGCCGGCATCGCGCACGGCCGTGTTACCTCGCTCGATGTCGCCGCCGCGAAGCGCCATCCCGGCGTCGTCGATGTCATGACGCCGGACCACAAGCCGCAGCTTGCGATCGACCCCGAGATCAAGACCAATCCGTTCGTGTTCCGGATGGAGGTCTTGCAGAGCAACGAGGTCCGCTACGCCAACCAGCCGATCGCCGTCGTGATCGCGGAGACGCTGGAAGCCGCAACGGAAGGCGCGCTGCTGCTGGCGCCGCGTTACGAAGCGCTGCCCGCGCTGGTCGGCCTCGATGCCGGCGAGAGCTACGTGCCGCCGGTAGTCGGCGTCGGCAATCCCACTGAAAACCATCGCGGCGATGTCGAGGCGGGCCTCGCCTCGGCCGACAAGCAGATCGACGCGACTTACGAGACGCCACCGCAATATCACAACGCGATGGAGCCGCATGCGATCGTCGCTCACTGGAACGGCGACAATCTGCAGATCGATATGCCGACCCAGGGCCTGATGCTGTCGCTGGCGCGCGTCGCCGAGCTGTTCGGCATCGCGCACGACAAGATCCACATCCGCAGCCCGTTCCTCGGCGGCGGCTTCGGCTCGAAGGGACTGATGGCCGGCCCGCCGGTCCTCGGCATCATGGCGGCAAAGCTGGTCGGCAAACCGGTGAAGCTCGTGCTGCGTCGCGAGCAGATGTACGGCCCGGTCGGCCATCGCGCGCCGACGCGGCAGCGCTTGCGCATCGGCGCCGATAGCGAAGGGCGCTTGACCGCGCTCGATCATCACGCGCGGACCGTGTCGAGCACGTTCGACGACTTCTATGAACCCGCAGCCGATGCCTCGCACACGCTCTACGCGGCGCCGGCGATCCGCACCTCGCACGACGCGGTGCGCGTGAACACCGGCACGCCGCTGTTCATGCGCGCGCCCGGTGAAGCGACTGGCTCGATCGCACTCGAAAGTGCGATCGACGAGATGGCCTGGGCCTGCGGCATGGATCCGCTCGCCTTCCGCCTGAAGAACTATGCCGAGGTCGAGCCGATCACGGGAAAACCGTTCTCCTCGAAAGCGCTGCGTGCCTGCTACGATCAGGGCGCAGCGCGTTTCGGCTGGGCGAAGCGCTCGCTCCAGCCCAAACAGATGCGCGACGACGCCGGACTTCTGGTCGGCTGGGGGATGGGCACTGCGACGTTCCCCGCGCTGATGTTCCAGGCCGAGGCACGTGCTGTTCTCCGCCTTGACGGCTCCGGTGCGATGGAGATCGGCGCACATGACATGGGGCAGGGCGCCTGGACCGCGCTTGCCCAGATCGCGGCGGATGAACTCGGTCTCGCTATCGATCGGGTCGAGTTCAAGGCCGGTTCATCCGACCTGCCCGACGCAGGCATTGCCGGCGGCTCGGCGCATACGGCAACGGCGGGCGCTGCGATCCACAGCGCCGGTGCGGCCGTCGTTGCCAAGCTCGCCAATCTCGCCACCAATGACGAGCGCTCGCCGCTGTTCGGCGCGGGTAATGCCGGTGTGATCGCGCGCAACGGTCGTTTGACCCGGCGCGACGACGAGAGCCGTGGCGAGAGCTATGTCGAGATCCTCGCGCGCGCCGGCATTGTCGAGATCGAGGCCCGCGGGACCGGCGCGCCGAACCCGGCGGCGATGGAAGAATACGCCATGCATGCCCACGGCGCGGTGTTCGCGGAGGTGAAGGTCGACCCCGAGCTCGGTCAGGTTCGCGTCACCCGTATGGTCGGCGCCTTCGCGGCGGGACGCATCGTCAATCCTCGGATGGTGCAGAGCCAGCTGTTCGGCGGCATGATCTGGGGCCTGTCCTTCGCACTGCACGAGGAGGCGGTCACCGACCGGCGTACCGGCCGGATCATGAATGCCAATCTCGGCGAGTACCATATCCCCGTGAATGCCGACGTGCCGCCGCTCGACGTGATCACGGTCGAGGAGCATGATCCGCACGTGAACGCGCTCGGCATCAAGGGCGTGGGCGAGATCGGCATCACCGGCAGCGCCGGCGCCGTCGCCAACGCGGTCTGGCATGCGACTGGCGTACGGGTCCGCCGCTTTCCGATCCGGATCGAGGAATTGCTGGTGCAGCGCTGA
- a CDS encoding cupredoxin domain-containing protein, producing MKKTAGLGLALAALSIAPALAHDKHGHATFSAGEPGDPRKPARTIEILMNEMDYTPAKIEVKRGEQIRFVLRNVGKEDHEFLLATTKENLAHAVEMKKHPHMEHDDPNGVRLEPKKTAEILWKFSKTGTFEFSCLIPDHRDYGMVGNVTVK from the coding sequence ATGAAGAAGACTGCCGGGCTCGGCCTCGCGCTGGCCGCGCTCTCGATCGCGCCGGCCCTCGCCCACGACAAGCACGGGCACGCAACCTTTTCGGCCGGCGAGCCCGGCGATCCCAGGAAGCCGGCGCGCACCATCGAGATCCTGATGAACGAGATGGACTACACGCCCGCGAAAATCGAGGTCAAGCGCGGCGAGCAGATCCGCTTCGTGCTGCGCAATGTCGGCAAGGAAGACCACGAATTCCTGCTCGCCACAACCAAGGAGAATCTCGCGCATGCGGTGGAGATGAAGAAGCATCCGCACATGGAGCATGACGACCCCAATGGGGTGCGGCTCGAGCCGAAGAAGACCGCCGAGATCCTGTGGAAGTTCAGCAAGACCGGCACGTTCGAATTTTCCTGCCTGATCCCCGACCATCGCGACTACGGCATGGTCGGCAACGTCACCGTCAAGTAA